GAAGAAGAGGTTCATGCCGCCCATCTCCTCGATGTAGGTGTGCTCGATGGCGTCCAGCCACACGACCTGGTCGCAGCCCTTCTCCTCCGCCTGGGCCTGCGCGAGCAGGGAGGCGGCGTAGTTGCCGGCGAACTTCGCGGCACCGGTGCCACCCGGCGCGGCTCGGACGAAGTCCTCGCTCAGCCAGACCGAGACAGGCTTGATTCCGCCGGTGAAGTACGCGCCGACAGGCGAAGCGATGACGAAGAAGGTGTACTTGTTCGCCGGGCTGACACCCAGGGAGACCTCGGTGGAGATCATGAAGGGGCGCAGATAGAGGCTGGCTTCGCCACCGGCGGCGGGGACCCAGTCCCGGTCGACGTCGACAAGCAGGCGGATGGCCTCCAGGAAGTCATCCGTGGGCAGCGGCGGCATGGCCATGCGCTCGGCGGAGCGCTGCATGCGCTCGGCGTTCTGCTTCGGACGGAAGGTGGCGATGGATCCGTCCGGCTGACGGTAAGCCTTGATGCCCTCAAAAATCGCCTGGCCGTAATGGAACACGGTGGTCGCCGGGTCCATGGGGATGGACTCGTAGGGACGCACCCGGGCGTCGTGCCAACCCTTGTCCTCGGTCCACTCGATGGTGACCATGTGGTCGGTGAAGTTCTTGCCGAACCGCGGATTCCGCAGAATCTCCTCGCGCGCCGCATCGGACGTCGGGGTTTTCGTACGGTTCACGGTGAAATTGAGAGACGTCATGCGAATAACGGTACACCGGCACGGTTTTGGTGGTTTCTATAACCTGGAGACATCGCAAAGCAACCTCAGGAGGTACTTTTCATGGCGAACCCCACGTTCTCCCTTCCGGCACGCGGTGCCACCCCGGAGCTGAAACTGGCCCGAAAGGCCCCGAAATCAACGGACGCGATCGTCCTTCCGCTGCTCCTCGGAGAGGAAGGCCCGGAGCTCCCGGCCTCCCCGCTTCTTGACGACGCCGCCCTCCGCGACGTCCTCAACTCCCTCAGCGCCGTCGGCGCCACCGGCAAGGTCTGCGAGGTCACCCGCGTGCCCGCCCCGGCGGGCGTCACCGCCGCCTCGGTGATCGCTGTCGGACTGGGTGACCCGGAGGAGCTCACCGACGAAACCCTCCGTCGCGCCGCGGGCACCGTCGCCCGTTCGCTGTCCGGCCTGAAGACCGTCGCCACCTCTCTCGGCGTGTTCGGCCTGGCGGCGGCCGTCGAGGGCATCGCCCTCGGGGCCTACAGTTACCGCGGCATCCGTGGCGAGTCCGAGGAGAACAACACCCCGGCGGGCAAGGTCGTCTTCGTCAGCGAGACCAAGGCCGACGCAGAAGTGTTCGACATCGCCCGTATCACCGCCGAGGCCGTCATCTTCGCCCGCGACCTGGTGAACACCCCCTCTTCCCACCTCTACCCCGAGTCCTACGCCGGCATCCTGTCCGCCGAGGCGGAGGCTGCGGGTCTGGAGATCGAGGTGCTCAACGAGAAGGCACTGGCCAAGCAGGGCTACGGCGGTATCCTCGCCGTCGGCCAGGGTTCCGCCCGGGCCCCGCGCCTGGTGCGACTGACCTGGTCCCCGAAGAAGTCGAAGAAGACGGTCGCCCTGGTGGGCAAGGGCATCACCTTCGACACCGGCGGCATCTCCATCAAACCGGCCGCCAACATGGAGAACATGGTCTCCGACATGGGTGGCTCCGCAGCCGTCGCCGCCACCGTCTTCGCCGCAGCCAAGCTCAATCTGCCGGTGAAGGTCACCGCCACGATGCCGCTCGCCGAGAACATGCCCGACGGCCTGGCCCTGCGCCCCGGCGACGTGATCACCCACTACGGCGGCATCACCTCCGAGATCATCAACACCGACGCCGAGGGCCGACTCGTGCTCGCCGACGCCCTCGTCCGCGCCTCCGAGGACAACCCCGACTACCTCATCGAGACCGCCACCCTCACCGGCGCCCAGATGGTCGCTCTCGGCGTACGCACCGCCGGCGTCATGGGTTCCGAGGAACTGCGCGACCGCGTCGCCGCCACCGGCCGCAATGTCGGCGAGCCGGCCTGGGCCATGCCTCTTCTGGAGGAGCAGGAGGATGAGCTCAAGTCCCCCGTCGCCGACATCCGCAACGCCCACCCCAACCGCTGGGGCGGCATGGAGTTCGCGGCACTGTATCTCTCCCGCTTCGTCGGCGAGGGCATCGAGTGGGCCCACGTCGACATCGCCGGCCCGTCCTACAACACCTCCGGCGTCCACGGCTACACGCCCAAGCGCGCCACAGGTGTGCCGGTCCGTACCTTTCTGGCGCTGCTGGCGGAGATAGCAGCGGAGGACTAGTGGAGGGTCCTGGCGCGGGTCGCACTTTATGACAGCCTGAGACCCGTCCCCGACTCACGACCTGGGCTTTCCCGAAACTCCAGGTAAGGAAATACGACGCTCCGTCCCTTTCAGTCGGGAAGTTCCCCCCGCTCAAAGGCTGCGCGACGTTGACGCTGTTCCTCCCGCTTACGCAGGATGCGCTCACGCTCAATACGCTCGCGCATCCGTTGGGGGTAACCGGTCTCCTCCACGTCGTAGATGGGGGCCTTCAGCAGTTTTGCCACCGCATCGATGCCCTTGGGGCCGCCGATGCGGCGTCGCGTGAACTCGCCGTTCTCGTCGACGAGAACGACGGACATCTCATTGACCACGGTTTCCGGCTCCACGAAGACCTCCACGAAGGCCCGGCCCCGGGCCCACTCGCGGAGATGGTCGGCATCCTCCGGGCGGATGGTATCCCCGGGGGCCCTGGGGGGTCTGAGACCCGACCGTGACTTGTTACGACCGAATAGATTGAACACACTTTACTATTGTAGGAGCATTGAAACTTCGTACCGGGTCTCGGCGTTACGCGCCAGAACAAACCCGGTACGCTTGGGTCTATTAGCTATCGACATACTTAACGACTTTCGAGGAGTCAGAACAACATGGCGTTCTCCGTAGAGATGCCCGAACTGGGCGAATCCGTCACCGAAGGCACCATCACCCAGTGGCTGAAGCAGGTCGGTGATCGCGTCGAGATCGACGAACCCCTGCTCGAGGTCTCCACCGACAAGGTCGACACCGAGATCCCCTCCCCCGTCGCCGGCGTGCTGCTGGAGATAAGGGCGGAAGAGGACGACACCGTCGACGTCGGCGCCGTGATTGCGGTTGTTGGCGAGGAGGGTGACAGCGAGGCCCCGGCAGCTGACTCCGAGGAGGCCGAGCCTGAGGCACCTGCCGAGGAGCCGGAGGAGCCGAAGCAGGAGTCGAAGGCTGCTCCCAAAGCCGCCTCCGGCAAGACCACCGACGTGGAGATGCCGGAGCTGGGCGAGTCCGTCACCGAGGGCACCATCACCCAGTGGCTGAAGCAGGTCGGCGACACCGTCGAGGTCGACGAGCCGCTGCTCGAGGTCTCCACCGACAAGGTCGACACCGAGATCCCCTCCCCCGTCGCGGGCACCATCGTCGAGATCCTGGCTGAAGAGGACGACACCGTCGACGTCGGCGCCGTGATCGCACGCATCGGTGACGCCGACGCGGCAGCAGGCGAGGCCGAGGCTGAGGACGTTCCTTCGGAGGCTGCCATCGAGGAGGCGGAGTCCAAGGACGAGAACGAGACCGTCGAGGAGGCCGCACCGGCCACCGAGGACGCCTCCGAGGACGCCGCTGGAGGCGACGCCACCGACGTGGAGATGCCGGAGCTGGGCGAGTCCGTCACCGAGGGCACCATCACCCAGTGGCTGAAGCAGGTCGGCGACGCAGTCGAGGTCGACGAGCCGCTGCTCGAGGTCTCCACCGACAAGGTCGACACCGAGATCCCCTCCCCCGTCGCGGGCACCCTGCTGGAGATCCTGGCTGAAGAGGACGACACCGTCGACGTCGGCGCCGTGATCGCACGCGTCGGTTCCGGTGCCCCCAAGAAGGCCGCTCCGGCCCCCAAGGCGGAGAAGGTCGAGGAGAAGAAGCCCGAGCCGAAGCCGGAGCCGAAGAAGGAGGCCCCCAAGGCGGAGAAGGTCGAGGAGAAGAAGCCCGAGCCGAAGCCGGAGCCGGAGCCGAAGAAGACCGAGAAGAAGGTCGACAACGCCAACGTCCCGTACGTCACCCCGCTGGTGCGCAAGCTGGCCGACAAGCACGGCATCGACCTGAGCACCGTGGAGGGCACCGGCGTCGGTGGCCGCATCCGCAAGCAGGATGTCCTGGCTGCCGCCGAGGGCGACGCCCCGGCCGCCGCCGCTCCGAAGGGCGAGCGTGCGAACTGGTCCACCAGGTCCGTGGATCCGGCCAAGGCCGAGCTGATCGGTACGACCCAGAAGGTCAACCGCATCCGCGAGATCACCGCCGCCAAGATGGTCGAGTCGCTGCAGACCACTGCTCAGCTGACCCACGTGCAGGAGGTCGACATGACCCGCATCGCGGAGCTGCGCAAGGACGTCAAGCAGGCTTTCGTCGAGAAGCACGGCTCCAACCCGACCTACCTGGTCTTCATCGTCAAGGCTGTCGCCGAGGCTCTGGTCTCCCACCCGAACGTCAACGCGTCCTACAACGCCGAGACCAAGGAGATGACCTACCACGCGGACGTCAACATCGGCGTCGCCGTGGACACCCCGCAGGGTCTGCTGGTCCCGATCATCAAGAAGGCTCAGAACCTGAGCCTGCCGGAGATCGCCGCCGCAATCGTGGACCTGGCGGATCGCGCGCGCAACAGGAAGCTTCGCCCCGACGATCTCTCCGGTGGCACCTTCACGGTGACCAACATCGGTTCCGAGGGCGCCCTGCTGGACACCCCGGTGCTCACCCCGCCGCAGGCCGGCATCCTGGGCACCGCGGCCATCGAGAAGCGTCCGGTCGTCGTCACCGACGACGGCGTGGACTCGATCGCCATCCGACAGATGTGCTACCTGCCGTTCACCTACGACCACCAGGTCATCGACGGCGCTGACGCAGGCCGTTTCGTGACCACCGTCAAGGATCGCCTGGAGACCGCGGACTTCCAGTCCGACCTGGCTCTCTAGCCCCCAACCGGTGAACTGACCGCCGCCCGACCATCGTGGTCGGGCGGCGGTTCTGCTTTACCTGCCCCGGGGTGCTGCTCCCGGCCATATAATCGGGGCACCAGTCCCCGCACCGAGGAGTCGACTCCACATGGCACTGTCTGATATCACCGATCCCGCGTCCTACCTGGCCCGGCACACAGGTCCTGATTCCGCGGAGGAGCAGGTCATGCTGGGGAGACTGGGATACTCCTCGCTCGACGAGCTTGTCGACGCCGTCCTGCCCGCCGACATCCGGGTCTCCGCCACGCCGCAGACCGGCCAGCCGCTTTCGGAGACCGGCGCGCAGGCGCGACTTCGCGAGTACGCCGATCAGAACGTCGTGCTCAAGGCGTTCTACGGTCAGGGTTTCTCCGACACGATCACCCCGCCGGTCATCCGTCGCGGCGTGGTGGAGGATCCGGGCTGGTACACGGCGTATACGCCGTACCAGCCGGAGATCTCCCAGGGCCGCCTCGAGGCGCTGCTGGCTTTCCAGACGATGGTGTCGGAGCTGACGGGTCTTCCCGTCGCGAATGCCTCGCTGCTGGATGAGGCCTCGGCCGTCGCGGAGGCTGTGGGCCTGATGTCGCGGGCGAAGAAGAAGGGACGCCGGGTTGTGCTGGATGCCCGCCTTCACCCGCAGGTCCTGGGCGTTGCCGCGGAACGGGCCCGCGCCATCGACCTGGAGGTGGAGATCACCGATCTGTCTGCGGAGCTGGTCGGTGAGGATCTGTGCGGTGTGGTCATCGCCTACCCCGGGACCGACGGTGAGGTCAGCAACCCGGCGCGGATCATCGGGTCGATCCATGACCGGGGTGGTCTGGCCACGGTGGTCACCGATCCCCTGTCGCTGCTGCTCCTGGAGTCCCCCGGTGAGCTGGGCGCGGACATTGCGGTGGGCAATTCTCAGCGTTTCGGTGTGCCGTTGTTCTACGGTGGTCCGCACGCCGCGTACATGGCCGTCACCGATGCCCTGAAGCGCCAGCTGCCGGGCCGACTGGTCGGCGTCTCGGTGGATGCGGAAGGCGCACCCGCCTACCGGCTGGCCCTGCAGACCCGTGAACAGCACATCCGTCGTGAGCGGGCGACCTCGAACATCTGCACGGCGCAGGCGCTGCTGGCGGTCACCGCGGCGATGTACGCCGTCTACCACGGCCCCGAGGGGCTCAAGGCCATCGCGGAACGCGTGCACCGGCTCGCCACCTCCTTCGCCGCCACCGTGCGCGCGTCCGGGGCAGAGGTGCTCCACGACTCCTTCTTCGACACCGTCGCCGTGCGGGTGCCGGGCGGGGCGCAGGGGGTCGTCGACAAGCTCGCGGAAGCCGGCTACCTGGTGCGTGCCATCGACGGGGACACCGTGGGCGTCTCCTTCGGCGAGTCGGCGACGGAGGGGGACGTCGGGGAGCTGGCGGCCGCCTTCGGTCCCGGCGAGGTGCAGGAAGGCGCCACGGCGATCCCCGGGGACGTGGCGCGGAGCACCCCGACGTTGACCCACCGGATCTTCGGGACGATGCACTCCGAGACCCAGATGATGCGCTACCTGCGGACCCTGTCGGACAAGGATCTGGCGCTGGATCGCACGATGATTCCGCTGGGTTCCTGCACGATGAAGCTCAACCCGACGGCGGGCATGGAGACGATCACGTGGCCGGAGTTCGCCGACATCCACCCCTACGCGCCCGATGAGCAGGCCCGGGGCTGGATCGCCCTGATCGAGGAGCTGGAGGGGTGGCTGGCCGAATTGACCGGCTACGCGAAGGTTTCCGTGCAGCCGAACGCCGGCTCCCAGGGCGAGCTCGCGGGCCTGCTGGCCATTCGCCGCTACCACCTGTCCAAGGGTGACATGGAACGCGACATCTGCCTGGTCCCGGCCTCGGCGCACGGCACGAACGCGGCGTCGGCGACGCTGGCGAACCTCCGCGTGGTGGTGGTCGCCACCGCCGGCGACGGCTCGATCGACCTCGCCGACCTGGACGCCAAACTCGAGCAGCACGCCAGCAACATCGCGGCCATCATGATCACCTACCCCTCGACGCACGGTGTGTTCGAGGAGACGGTGCGGGAGGTCTGCGGCAAGGTCCACGACGTCGGCGGTCAGGTCTACATCGACGGGGCCAACATGAACGCGCTGACCGGCCTGGCCCAGCCCGGCCGGTTCGGCGGCGACGTCTCCCACCTCAACCTGCACAAGACCTTCACCATCCCGCACGGCGGCGGTGGACCGGGCGTCGGCCCCGTGGCCGTCGCCGAGCATCTCGTGCCCTTCCTGCCGACCGACCCGGCGCGGGCGGACGCCACCCGGCCGGTCGACGAGAACGCGGGCGTGCCCATCTCCTCCACGAAGTACGGTTCCGCCGGTGTGCTGCCGATCTCCTGGTCCTACATCGCCATGATGGGCTCCGAAGGCCTCGCGCGCGCCACCGCGAGCGCCATCCTCGGCGCCAACTACCTCGCCCGGGAACTGCAGGACTCGATCCCGGTGCTCTACACCGGCAAGAACGGCCTGGTCGCCCACGAATGCATCTTCGACCTGCGGGAGCTGACCAGCCGGTCCGGGGTGACCGCCGCCGATGTGGCCAAGCGGCTCATCGACTTCGGCTTCCACGCCCCCACCCTCTCCTTCCCCGTCTCGGGAACCCTCATGGTCGAGCCCACCGAGTCGGAGGATCTGACCGAGCTGGACCGCTTCATCCAGGCCATGCGCACCATCCGGGCCGAGATCCAGGAGATCATCGACGGTTCCGTCGCCTATGAGGACTCCGTCCTGCGTCACGCCCCGTACACCGCGTGGAGCGTGTCCCGCGATGAGTGGGACCACGCCTTCACCCGGGAACAGGCCGCCTGGCCGGTCCCGGGCCTGCGCCGGGTGAAGTACTTCCCCCCGGTGCGACGCCTCGACGAGGCCTACGGCGACCGCAATCTGGTCTGCTCCTGCCCGCCGCCCGAGGCCTTCGACATCGCCCATCACCATGATTCCCCCGCCACCGAGGAGAACTGACCGTGTCCGAGCTACGACTGAGTCCCCTGCACGACCGCCACGAGGCACTCGGTGCCACGTTCACCCCTTTCGGCCCCTGGAACATGCCGTTGAAATACGACAATGAGCTCGATGAGCACCGCGCCGTGCGCACCGCCGCCGGGTTGTTCGATCTCTCCCACATGGGTGAGATCCGGGTGATCGGCGAGGACGCCCCCGCTTACCTGGACCATGTGTTCATCTCCACGCTGTCGACCATGCCGCTGTTCAAGGCGAAGTACACCATGATCGTCGACGAGTCCGGCGGGATCCTGGATGACCTCATCGTCTACCGACTGGGCGACACCGAGTTCCTGGTCGTCCCGAACGCCGGCAACACCGACGTGGTGTGGGAGGCCATGCAGGCGCGTGTGGAGGACCGGGCGGTGTCGCTGAGCAACGAGTCGCAGGACCTCTCGCTCGTTGCCGTCCAGGGCCCTCGGGCGGAGGAGATCCTCCTGGAGCTGGTCTCGGAGCAGGACCGTGCGGCCGTGACGGAGATGAAGTACTACACCTGCGCCTACATCGACCTCCTCGGCGAGCGGGTCCTCTGCGCGCGCACCGGTTACACCGGCGAGGACGGATTCGAGATCATCACGTCCAACGCACACGGACCGCAGGTGTGGGACGCCCTTCTTCGCGCGGGCCGGGACCACGGCATCCGCCCGGCCGGCCTGGCCGCCCGCGACTCCCTGCGACTGGAGGCCGGCATGCCGCTGTACGGCAACGAGCTCACCCGTGACATCACCCCCGTCGAGGCAGGGATGTCGGCGGTGATCCAGAAGAAGGCGGTTCCCTTCGTCGGCAGCGGCGCCCTGGTCGACCGCGAGCCGACCGAGTACATCATCGGTCTGCGCGGCCTGGGCCGCCGGGCCGCGCGTTCGGGCGCCGAGGTGTACCTGGACGACGAGCTGATCGGCCACGTCACCTCCGGGCAGCCCTCCCCCACCCTCGGTTACCCCATCGCCCTGGCACTGCTGCGGACGGACGTCACCGGGCAGGGCGTGGAACTCGAGGTGGACATCCGCGGTAAGCGGCATCCCTTCGAGATCGTCGTAACCCCCTTCTACACCCGTCCCGGCCGCTAGAATCAGCCTCTGACACAACCTCTACCGGAAGGCTCCAGTCACATGTCCACGCTGCCCGAGAACTTCTCCTATTCCGAGGACCACGAGTGGATCGACTCCACCCCGGAGGCCGCCGTCGGCGCCACCGTGAAGGTCGGCATCACCTCCGTGGCCACCGAGCGCCTCGGTGAGGTCGTCTTCGCCGAGCTGCCCGAGATCGGTGACACCGTCACCGCGGGTGAGACCTGCGGCGAGGTGGAGTCCACCAAGTCGGTCTCCGACCTCTACGCCCCGGTCACCGGAACCGTCACGGCCGTCAACGACGCGATCCACGACGACTACTCCCTCATCAACTCCGATCCCTTCGGCGAAGGCTGGCTCTTCGCCGTCGAGGTCGCGGAGGTCGGACCGCTGATGACGGCCGAGGAGTACGCCGCAGCCAACGGCGTCTGACCCTCTGAGCGGGGTACCCTGTACTCCATCATGACTGCGCCACGTAAACCCTTTTTCCCCGCCGACCGTTCGATCCGGGCGGATGATTCTCCCCTGGAGATCCGCCGCCTGGGACTGGTGGACTACCAGCAGGCCTGGGAACTGCAGGCGGAGCTCGCCGCGCAGCGTGCCGCGGATGAGATCGGTGACCAGGTGCTCATCCTCGAGCATCCCAGCGTCTACACCGCCGGCAAGCGCACCCAACCGGAGGACCGTCCCACCAACGGGCAACCCGTGGTGGACGTGGACCGCGGCGGCCGCATCACCTGGCACGGTGAGGGGCAGCTGGTGGCCTACCCCATCATCAGGCTGGCAGATCCGGTGGACGTGGTCGATTATGTCCGCCGTCTCGAGGAGGCGGTGATTGAGGCAGTGCGTCACGTCGGCGTCGTTGAGGCGGGGCGTATCGACGGCCGCTCCGGTGTCTGGGTCCCCGCCTCCGACACCCGCCGCGACCGGAAGGTGGCGGCCCTGGGGATCCGCATCACCCGCGGCGTGACCATGCACGGCCTGGCGTTGAACTGCACCAACACCCTCGATTTCTACGACCACATCGTGGCCTGCGGCATCGATGACGCAGACGTCACCACCCTCAGCCTTGAGCTGGGTCGTCAGGTCACGGTCGAGGAGATGACGCCGCCGCTTCTCGACGCCCTCGAGGCCGCCCTCGCCGGCCGCCTCAAGGTCGCCGACCACACCTTCGCCGAGGCGCCGGACCCGACCAAGGGGCTGCCGCGCGCCCCACGCCAGGGTTGACCTGGGTTTTTCCGCCTATTAATAAAGAGAGTAGGGTGAGGGCGTGACTATCGCACCTGAAGGACGCAAGCTGCTGCGGGTGGAGAAACGCAACGCGCAGACCCCCATCGAGACCAAGCCGCGGTGGATCCGCAACGCGGTGAAGACAGGCCCCGAATACGAGGACATGAAGAAGAAGGTGGCCGGCGCTTCGCTGCACACCGTCTGTCAGGAGGCCGGCTGCCCCAACATCCACGAATGCTGGGAATCCCGTGAGGCGACGTTCCTGATCGGCGGAGCGAACTGCTCCCGCCGCTGCGACTTCTGCCAGATCAACTCGGCCAAGCCCGACCCGCTCGACCGGGACGAGCCCCGCCGCGTCGCTGAGTCCGTCCGCGAGATGAACCTGAACTACTCCACCATCACCGGCGTGACCCGTGATGATCTCGAGGACGAGGGTGCCTGGCTGTACGCCGAGGTCGTCCGTCAGATCCACGAGCTCAACCCGAACACCGGCGTGGAGAACCTCGTCCCGGACTTCTCCGGCAGGCCGGAACTGCTGGCAGAGGTCTTCGAGTCCCGCCCGGAGGTCTTCGCCCACAACCTGGAGACCGTGCCGCGAATCTTCCGCCGCATCCGCCCGGCCTTCCGCTACGACCGTTCGCTCGACGTGATCCGCCAGGCCCGCGACTTCGGCCTGGTCACCAAGTCGAACCTCATCCTGGGCATGGGCGAAACCCCGGAAGAGATACGCGAGTCGCTCACCGACCTGCACTCCGCGGGCTGTGACATCATCACCATCACCCAGTACCTGCGCCCCGGCCCGATGTTCCACCCGATCGACCGGTGGGTGAAGCCGGAGGAGTTCATCGAGCACAAGGAGTTCGCCGAGGAGCTCGGATTCGGCGCCGTCATGTCGGGTCCCCTGGTCCGTTCCTCCTACCGCGCCGGCCGTCTCTACTCGGAGGCCATGGCCGCCCGTGGTCTGGAGATCCCGGAGAACCTGAAGCACCTGGCCCAGACCTCCCAGGGCAGCACCGACCAGGAGGCGACCACCCTGCTGGCCAAGTACGGTCCTTCCCAGGACACACCGGTCGCCTCACGTTAGGCGGAGGTCCTTACCTGGCCTAAAGTAGAGCCCATGGCAGACGATAAGCAGAAGGCGGCCGCCAAGGCCGCGAAGTCCGAGGCGAAGGCCGCCAAGCGGGGCAAGTTCAAGCAGACCTGGAGCCAGTTCTGGCAGGCCTTCAACTTGCAGCGCAAGCAGGACAAGAAGCTCCTGCCGCTGATGATCCTGGCGATCGTCGGCCTGGGTGCGCTGTTCTTCCTTCTCGGTCTGATCTGGGATGCGCAGTGGTTCATGCTCCCCCTGGGCATCGGCATGGGCATCGTACTGGCGATGTACATCTTCTCCCGCCGCCTCGAGAGCTCCATGTACGACCGCGTCGGCGACCAGCCGGGCGCGGCCGGCTGGGCCCTGGACAACCTGCGCAACACCGTGGGCATCGTGTGGCACTCCAAGCAGGGCATCGCCATGAACCGCACGCTGAGCGCCATCGTGCACCGCGTGGTGGGTAACCCGGGCGTCGT
This sequence is a window from Corynebacterium comes. Protein-coding genes within it:
- the gcvP gene encoding aminomethyl-transferring glycine dehydrogenase — protein: MALSDITDPASYLARHTGPDSAEEQVMLGRLGYSSLDELVDAVLPADIRVSATPQTGQPLSETGAQARLREYADQNVVLKAFYGQGFSDTITPPVIRRGVVEDPGWYTAYTPYQPEISQGRLEALLAFQTMVSELTGLPVANASLLDEASAVAEAVGLMSRAKKKGRRVVLDARLHPQVLGVAAERARAIDLEVEITDLSAELVGEDLCGVVIAYPGTDGEVSNPARIIGSIHDRGGLATVVTDPLSLLLLESPGELGADIAVGNSQRFGVPLFYGGPHAAYMAVTDALKRQLPGRLVGVSVDAEGAPAYRLALQTREQHIRRERATSNICTAQALLAVTAAMYAVYHGPEGLKAIAERVHRLATSFAATVRASGAEVLHDSFFDTVAVRVPGGAQGVVDKLAEAGYLVRAIDGDTVGVSFGESATEGDVGELAAAFGPGEVQEGATAIPGDVARSTPTLTHRIFGTMHSETQMMRYLRTLSDKDLALDRTMIPLGSCTMKLNPTAGMETITWPEFADIHPYAPDEQARGWIALIEELEGWLAELTGYAKVSVQPNAGSQGELAGLLAIRRYHLSKGDMERDICLVPASAHGTNAASATLANLRVVVVATAGDGSIDLADLDAKLEQHASNIAAIMITYPSTHGVFEETVREVCGKVHDVGGQVYIDGANMNALTGLAQPGRFGGDVSHLNLHKTFTIPHGGGGPGVGPVAVAEHLVPFLPTDPARADATRPVDENAGVPISSTKYGSAGVLPISWSYIAMMGSEGLARATASAILGANYLARELQDSIPVLYTGKNGLVAHECIFDLRELTSRSGVTAADVAKRLIDFGFHAPTLSFPVSGTLMVEPTESEDLTELDRFIQAMRTIRAEIQEIIDGSVAYEDSVLRHAPYTAWSVSRDEWDHAFTREQAAWPVPGLRRVKYFPPVRRLDEAYGDRNLVCSCPPPEAFDIAHHHDSPATEEN
- a CDS encoding oxidoreductase, encoding MFNLFGRNKSRSGLRPPRAPGDTIRPEDADHLREWARGRAFVEVFVEPETVVNEMSVVLVDENGEFTRRRIGGPKGIDAVAKLLKAPIYDVEETGYPQRMRERIERERILRKREEQRQRRAAFERGELPD
- a CDS encoding leucyl aminopeptidase; translated protein: MANPTFSLPARGATPELKLARKAPKSTDAIVLPLLLGEEGPELPASPLLDDAALRDVLNSLSAVGATGKVCEVTRVPAPAGVTAASVIAVGLGDPEELTDETLRRAAGTVARSLSGLKTVATSLGVFGLAAAVEGIALGAYSYRGIRGESEENNTPAGKVVFVSETKADAEVFDIARITAEAVIFARDLVNTPSSHLYPESYAGILSAEAEAAGLEIEVLNEKALAKQGYGGILAVGQGSARAPRLVRLTWSPKKSKKTVALVGKGITFDTGGISIKPAANMENMVSDMGGSAAVAATVFAAAKLNLPVKVTATMPLAENMPDGLALRPGDVITHYGGITSEIINTDAEGRLVLADALVRASEDNPDYLIETATLTGAQMVALGVRTAGVMGSEELRDRVAATGRNVGEPAWAMPLLEEQEDELKSPVADIRNAHPNRWGGMEFAALYLSRFVGEGIEWAHVDIAGPSYNTSGVHGYTPKRATGVPVRTFLALLAEIAAED
- the gcvH gene encoding glycine cleavage system protein GcvH: MSTLPENFSYSEDHEWIDSTPEAAVGATVKVGITSVATERLGEVVFAELPEIGDTVTAGETCGEVESTKSVSDLYAPVTGTVTAVNDAIHDDYSLINSDPFGEGWLFAVEVAEVGPLMTAEEYAAANGV
- a CDS encoding branched-chain amino acid aminotransferase, translating into MTSLNFTVNRTKTPTSDAAREEILRNPRFGKNFTDHMVTIEWTEDKGWHDARVRPYESIPMDPATTVFHYGQAIFEGIKAYRQPDGSIATFRPKQNAERMQRSAERMAMPPLPTDDFLEAIRLLVDVDRDWVPAAGGEASLYLRPFMISTEVSLGVSPANKYTFFVIASPVGAYFTGGIKPVSVWLSEDFVRAAPGGTGAAKFAGNYAASLLAQAQAEEKGCDQVVWLDAIEHTYIEEMGGMNLFFVYGSGADARVVTPALSGSLLAGVTRDSLLQVARDLGYRTEERRISKDEWREDVESGAMTEALACGTAAVITPVGRVLSNHGEFVVNDNRPGEITMAMRERLTAIQRGEYEDTHGWVYTLVEA
- the sucB gene encoding 2-oxoglutarate dehydrogenase, E2 component, dihydrolipoamide succinyltransferase is translated as MAFSVEMPELGESVTEGTITQWLKQVGDRVEIDEPLLEVSTDKVDTEIPSPVAGVLLEIRAEEDDTVDVGAVIAVVGEEGDSEAPAADSEEAEPEAPAEEPEEPKQESKAAPKAASGKTTDVEMPELGESVTEGTITQWLKQVGDTVEVDEPLLEVSTDKVDTEIPSPVAGTIVEILAEEDDTVDVGAVIARIGDADAAAGEAEAEDVPSEAAIEEAESKDENETVEEAAPATEDASEDAAGGDATDVEMPELGESVTEGTITQWLKQVGDAVEVDEPLLEVSTDKVDTEIPSPVAGTLLEILAEEDDTVDVGAVIARVGSGAPKKAAPAPKAEKVEEKKPEPKPEPKKEAPKAEKVEEKKPEPKPEPEPKKTEKKVDNANVPYVTPLVRKLADKHGIDLSTVEGTGVGGRIRKQDVLAAAEGDAPAAAAPKGERANWSTRSVDPAKAELIGTTQKVNRIREITAAKMVESLQTTAQLTHVQEVDMTRIAELRKDVKQAFVEKHGSNPTYLVFIVKAVAEALVSHPNVNASYNAETKEMTYHADVNIGVAVDTPQGLLVPIIKKAQNLSLPEIAAAIVDLADRARNRKLRPDDLSGGTFTVTNIGSEGALLDTPVLTPPQAGILGTAAIEKRPVVVTDDGVDSIAIRQMCYLPFTYDHQVIDGADAGRFVTTVKDRLETADFQSDLAL
- the gcvT gene encoding glycine cleavage system aminomethyltransferase GcvT is translated as MSELRLSPLHDRHEALGATFTPFGPWNMPLKYDNELDEHRAVRTAAGLFDLSHMGEIRVIGEDAPAYLDHVFISTLSTMPLFKAKYTMIVDESGGILDDLIVYRLGDTEFLVVPNAGNTDVVWEAMQARVEDRAVSLSNESQDLSLVAVQGPRAEEILLELVSEQDRAAVTEMKYYTCAYIDLLGERVLCARTGYTGEDGFEIITSNAHGPQVWDALLRAGRDHGIRPAGLAARDSLRLEAGMPLYGNELTRDITPVEAGMSAVIQKKAVPFVGSGALVDREPTEYIIGLRGLGRRAARSGAEVYLDDELIGHVTSGQPSPTLGYPIALALLRTDVTGQGVELEVDIRGKRHPFEIVVTPFYTRPGR
- the lipB gene encoding lipoyl(octanoyl) transferase LipB, whose product is MTAPRKPFFPADRSIRADDSPLEIRRLGLVDYQQAWELQAELAAQRAADEIGDQVLILEHPSVYTAGKRTQPEDRPTNGQPVVDVDRGGRITWHGEGQLVAYPIIRLADPVDVVDYVRRLEEAVIEAVRHVGVVEAGRIDGRSGVWVPASDTRRDRKVAALGIRITRGVTMHGLALNCTNTLDFYDHIVACGIDDADVTTLSLELGRQVTVEEMTPPLLDALEAALAGRLKVADHTFAEAPDPTKGLPRAPRQG